In one Phycisphaerae bacterium genomic region, the following are encoded:
- a CDS encoding LptE family protein codes for MEKEYHRETRKSVFIIYFGITIASLASFCGCTGYSNKSLFPEDVGSVYVEMFDNKSFWRGVEYELTDALAKRIETETPYKIISSRDRADTIISGQIVSIDELWLSTERQTGRPMEKEVELRAVVNWKNLKTGELLIDNEAISASASYSEWQEQGFRYGATLAANKLAQRIVELMEKEW; via the coding sequence ATGGAAAAAGAATATCACAGAGAAACTCGAAAAAGTGTTTTTATAATTTACTTCGGCATAACTATCGCATCGTTGGCGAGTTTTTGCGGCTGTACCGGCTATTCCAACAAATCGCTGTTTCCGGAAGATGTGGGCAGCGTTTACGTGGAGATGTTTGACAACAAGAGCTTTTGGCGTGGAGTGGAATACGAGCTGACCGACGCCTTGGCAAAGCGCATCGAGACCGAGACACCATACAAGATAATCTCCAGCAGGGACCGGGCTGACACCATAATAAGCGGCCAGATTGTATCAATCGACGAATTGTGGCTCAGCACGGAACGGCAGACCGGCCGCCCTATGGAGAAAGAAGTGGAACTGCGGGCTGTAGTTAACTGGAAAAATCTAAAAACAGGAGAATTGCTGATAGACAACGAGGCTATTAGTGCCTCGGCAAGCTATTCCGAGTGGCAGGAACAAGGCTTTCGGTATGGGGCGACCCTTGCAGCAAACAAGCTGGCGCAAAGAATCGTAGAATTGATGGAAAAAGAATGGTAA
- a CDS encoding tetratricopeptide repeat protein — MRKYKRLFVTLAAVTGLFALPVFSAETWRLGEEGQWKAVSAGDKYLLAVAEIKKLVNTGQTRAAGQAIDKLKKDFPEIAGPDLDAFMKAEMLYSEGKLTKAARTYDKFLVEFPTSGFYTAALDRQFAIATAFLGGQKKRVLGVFVMSTYDEGIKIMERISDRAGGAPIGLNAAVAVAQSYEKRGMFTEAYHKWSEISSRWPTGQIGKDAILNMARCKHAAYKGPKYNGADLISAKSYYENFKLRYPEDAEEIDADKILKQIDEQLAYKEFNTGKYYQQIGDKQSANLYYQMVVDNWPGSIAADRAKAAMNEEKPDAKKGKKWKKNITEKLEKVFL; from the coding sequence CTATTTGCTTTGCCGGTGTTCTCGGCGGAAACGTGGCGTTTGGGCGAAGAGGGACAGTGGAAAGCCGTATCAGCTGGAGATAAATATCTGCTGGCTGTGGCTGAAATAAAAAAGTTAGTCAATACGGGCCAAACCAGGGCAGCCGGGCAGGCAATAGATAAACTTAAAAAAGACTTTCCGGAAATTGCGGGGCCTGATTTGGATGCCTTTATGAAGGCTGAGATGCTGTATTCTGAAGGGAAACTCACCAAAGCGGCGAGGACCTATGATAAGTTTTTGGTGGAATTTCCCACAAGCGGATTTTACACAGCAGCTCTGGACAGACAGTTTGCCATAGCTACGGCTTTTTTAGGCGGGCAGAAGAAAAGGGTGCTTGGGGTGTTCGTCATGAGCACATACGACGAGGGCATTAAAATTATGGAGAGGATTAGTGACCGGGCAGGGGGGGCACCCATTGGGCTGAATGCTGCTGTGGCGGTGGCCCAAAGCTATGAAAAAAGAGGAATGTTTACCGAGGCCTACCATAAGTGGTCGGAAATATCATCGCGATGGCCGACAGGGCAAATTGGTAAAGATGCGATACTGAATATGGCTCGATGCAAGCACGCTGCGTATAAAGGGCCAAAGTATAACGGCGCTGACCTGATTAGTGCAAAGAGCTATTACGAGAATTTCAAATTGCGGTATCCCGAAGATGCCGAAGAGATCGATGCCGATAAAATACTGAAACAGATAGATGAGCAATTAGCTTACAAGGAATTTAATACGGGCAAGTATTATCAACAAATCGGCGATAAGCAGTCGGCTAATCTTTATTATCAAATGGTTGTGGATAATTGGCCGGGAAGTATTGCAGCCGATAGGGCAAAAGCGGCGATGAATGAGGAAAAACCAGACGCCAAAAAGGGGAAAAAATGGAAAAAGAATATCACAGAGAAACTCGAAAAAGTGTTTTTATAA